A single genomic interval of Candidatus Zixiibacteriota bacterium harbors:
- a CDS encoding protein kinase, producing MSQQRFNKIQELFEAALELGRADREAWLQKECGTDSELFNEVNRMLRADQQSHSLLDGLALDVVSSESAWPGQEGVVGHYSITEELGSGGMGQVYLAEDTRLKRLVALKFLPAHVASDQMIRARFLREAQAAAMLIHPNIVTIHEISEIDGRPYIVMEHLAGRSLDEMLEHDLLDGDVVSNTVIQICRGLQKAHDQGVVHRDIKPGNVIVGEDGLAKLLDFGIARIIGESQLTRTGTAPGTANYMSPEQARGEECDHRSDIFSIGALMYQMLSGRAPFARANVAATINAIVYDEPEVVTKLNSDVPGYLWDITRRALQKRADDRYQSVSDLAADLEAQRPAMPTPAATLPVQASVAVFPFRFAGDDAEIDYLADGICEDIIARLSKLERLKVASRTAVFRFKGKEYDPFEIARELGVNHVLGGSIRRHEETIRINIEMTSVDDQAVLWSESYDRTIADVLQLQADVAEQVAAALNVTLSGNETQLIERKPTVDPKAYDCFLRGRYYMKKRDQTSVEKAIRLLNEAARLDSSFAEAHAQLAAAHSLHQTYGYGRPEGVTGEAVQLATRAVELEPGSSDAHMALFLVIRSEDLGRGITELRTAVALNPGNNEAHHYLAHAYVLSGRYRLAAEHEETALQLDPFQEISRAHLCRIYFYQDEQERSDEVMRKLLANDRRGFLGSMTEGSLAWYRRRWAQAAASLEKARAVEANNVHLLYYLADCYLRLGEADKAESILSEGLKRLPDRYPLHQKLGQVLRSSSGSFGADKQFQLARQGLDENCSVAARERSAVYHYDTAMLLATNNMPDQAIEHLRRGVDCGLGHYADFESRPDWDNLRDQPDFQHVVDDLRRAAQDHTGG from the coding sequence ATGAGTCAGCAGCGATTCAACAAGATACAAGAATTATTTGAAGCTGCCCTTGAACTGGGCCGAGCTGATCGTGAAGCCTGGCTACAAAAAGAGTGCGGTACCGACAGTGAGCTCTTTAATGAAGTCAACCGAATGCTCAGGGCCGATCAGCAGTCGCATTCGCTGTTGGATGGTTTGGCTCTGGATGTCGTGTCGTCGGAAAGCGCGTGGCCGGGCCAGGAGGGAGTCGTTGGGCATTACAGCATCACGGAAGAACTTGGCTCAGGCGGCATGGGGCAGGTCTACCTGGCCGAAGACACCAGACTGAAACGCCTCGTGGCCCTCAAGTTCCTGCCCGCTCATGTAGCCTCTGACCAGATGATTCGTGCCCGCTTTCTGCGTGAAGCTCAGGCGGCGGCGATGCTGATCCATCCAAACATCGTGACCATCCATGAGATTTCAGAGATTGATGGCCGTCCGTATATAGTCATGGAACATCTCGCCGGTAGATCGCTTGACGAGATGCTGGAACATGACTTGTTGGATGGTGACGTTGTGTCGAATACTGTCATTCAGATTTGCCGCGGTCTTCAGAAAGCACATGATCAGGGCGTGGTACATCGGGACATCAAGCCGGGCAATGTAATTGTCGGCGAAGACGGCTTGGCCAAACTTTTGGACTTCGGTATTGCCCGCATAATCGGCGAATCACAATTGACTCGCACCGGTACCGCCCCCGGCACGGCCAACTATATGTCGCCGGAGCAGGCCCGTGGCGAGGAGTGCGACCATCGCAGCGACATCTTCTCAATCGGCGCTCTGATGTACCAGATGCTTAGCGGTCGCGCGCCGTTTGCCCGAGCCAACGTGGCGGCGACCATTAATGCAATAGTCTACGACGAACCGGAGGTGGTTACCAAGCTGAACTCGGATGTTCCCGGATACCTGTGGGACATCACCCGCCGCGCGCTGCAAAAGCGGGCTGATGATCGCTATCAGAGTGTATCTGATCTGGCGGCCGACCTCGAAGCACAACGTCCGGCGATGCCGACACCCGCAGCCACTCTGCCGGTGCAGGCATCGGTGGCCGTTTTCCCCTTTCGGTTTGCAGGTGACGACGCCGAGATTGATTATCTGGCCGATGGCATCTGTGAGGACATTATCGCCCGGCTGTCAAAACTGGAACGACTTAAAGTTGCCTCGCGCACGGCTGTCTTTCGCTTCAAGGGGAAGGAGTACGATCCGTTTGAGATTGCGCGCGAGTTGGGTGTCAACCACGTTCTTGGTGGTAGCATCAGACGGCACGAAGAGACAATCCGAATCAATATCGAGATGACTTCGGTCGACGACCAGGCAGTCCTGTGGTCGGAGAGCTATGATCGGACTATCGCAGACGTTCTCCAGTTGCAGGCCGACGTCGCCGAACAAGTGGCGGCCGCTCTCAATGTCACCCTTAGCGGAAATGAAACCCAACTCATTGAACGTAAGCCGACGGTTGATCCCAAAGCCTACGATTGCTTCCTGCGCGGTCGCTACTATATGAAGAAGAGAGATCAGACGTCGGTTGAGAAGGCTATCCGGTTGCTCAACGAAGCGGCCCGGCTCGATTCCAGTTTTGCCGAAGCCCATGCCCAGTTGGCCGCGGCTCACAGCCTGCACCAAACTTACGGTTACGGGCGGCCCGAAGGCGTTACCGGCGAAGCGGTCCAACTGGCTACGCGCGCAGTCGAGCTGGAACCGGGGTCGTCCGATGCCCACATGGCCCTCTTCCTGGTGATTCGCAGCGAGGACCTCGGGCGCGGTATTACGGAGCTTCGCACGGCGGTCGCCCTGAATCCCGGCAATAACGAAGCCCATCATTATCTGGCCCACGCCTACGTCCTTTCGGGGCGGTATCGACTGGCGGCCGAACACGAAGAGACGGCTCTGCAATTGGATCCCTTTCAGGAGATATCGCGAGCCCATCTCTGCCGAATCTACTTCTACCAGGATGAGCAGGAACGCTCAGACGAAGTGATGCGAAAACTCCTGGCCAATGATCGTCGTGGTTTTCTTGGCTCGATGACCGAAGGATCGCTCGCCTGGTATCGTCGCCGCTGGGCGCAGGCGGCCGCTTCCCTGGAAAAAGCGCGTGCAGTTGAGGCCAACAACGTGCACCTTCTGTACTATCTGGCCGACTGCTACCTCAGACTGGGTGAAGCCGATAAGGCAGAGTCGATTCTGAGCGAAGGATTAAAGAGACTTCCTGATCGGTACCCGCTTCATCAGAAACTCGGTCAAGTGCTTCGGTCGTCGTCGGGTTCTTTCGGAGCCGATAAACAATTCCAACTTGCCCGCCAGGGTCTGGATGAAAACTGTTCTGTTGCGGCTCGTGAAAGATCAGCCGTCTACCATTACGATACGGCCATGCTGCTGGCCACGAACAACATGCCTGACCAGGCTATTGAGCACCTAAGGCGCGGCGTGGACTGTGGGTTGGGACACTATGCCGATTTCGAGTCACGCCCCGATTGGGACAACCTGCGTGATCAACCCGATTTTCAACATGTAGTAGACGACTTGCGCCGGGCTGCTCAAGATCACACCGGCGGCTGA
- a CDS encoding sigma-70 family RNA polymerase sigma factor: MTLDSGNITQMLSELTGGNRAVVDAIMPVVYNQMHQMAERQLRRERADHTLNATALIHEAYVKLVGQEKVNWQNRAHFMSVAAMAMRRILINYAKSRMAEKRGGGNALATFNEEFHTRQAKAEELIDLDEALSNLAVFSQRQARVVELSFFGGLTHEEIAEVLKVSVPTVHRDWRLAKAWLSAQLNEDEEPR; the protein is encoded by the coding sequence ATGACCCTCGACTCCGGCAACATAACCCAAATGCTCAGCGAATTGACTGGCGGCAACCGGGCTGTCGTCGATGCCATAATGCCGGTGGTGTACAATCAGATGCACCAGATGGCCGAGCGCCAGTTGCGTCGCGAACGGGCCGATCACACCCTTAACGCCACGGCCCTGATTCACGAGGCTTATGTCAAGCTGGTCGGGCAGGAAAAAGTGAACTGGCAGAACCGAGCGCACTTTATGTCGGTGGCCGCGATGGCCATGCGCCGTATCCTGATCAACTACGCCAAGAGCCGGATGGCTGAAAAACGGGGGGGAGGCAACGCCCTGGCGACATTCAATGAGGAATTTCACACCCGACAAGCCAAAGCTGAAGAACTGATCGATCTGGACGAAGCGTTGTCAAACCTGGCCGTGTTCAGCCAGCGGCAGGCCAGAGTGGTGGAGCTTTCGTTTTTTGGCGGCTTGACACACGAAGAAATCGCCGAGGTGCTGAAAGTCTCGGTCCCCACCGTACACCGAGACTGGCGTCTGGCCAAAGCCTGGCTGTCGGCCCAGTTGAACGAGGACGAGGAGCCGAGGTGA
- a CDS encoding DUF1598 domain-containing protein, which translates to MLSCQINTIHYSLRVGTILVCALMVAIVTLSGATKAACPPGASIAVSLKALQDSLEKCAPSNHCSDDLLLMGGMTELTGYVLDRENRDLILIGRCLPDLPPLHLEDFVVALRNAWLKYAPLEGNTYIYSYPGCSIDPDVAVMNRLNQISQRMNSKPGIDAMDGVLEDWRRECGNPQAVRVLGIPFDCRFASVMVTADYDMKTLVDGSDSLDLPGFTSTVDAALAQLRRAVITGGAMPGLASYNRFWFYPGSIRFEAQGNVVLISQSPVKLLTEAMHSGGGAMDPLAESFADQFSILYDEVAARRPIYQELEGLFRFVAIAKAMRFRSEQDDLPVDLGYLLEGFRIPKLPVDRSLPGRSAVRTFTHSQTTDRGVATTYLWLPSCGGVGVDIDVTPESFDPAMSADIDRYPQAIERARPSPSTPSWSYTVPWQQRWDFLRAVDKFKTDNQNCRLVVLEYDPVRTKVITKSSSSPIEIREFAEQVRDMTRAERSKPIYFLPMNFPTPQQYEAALSAVRTELRHSDLNVKDWALPADLNLSQIEPLFKPGVQIDATEANIQPSSDGTGFISQFGMKVSSRGRIEKYRVKVFGRLEEIVQDTFNRIKERFSSPTAQPTSLFNQIRQFLHEMQIEHDMTDEELRNLIEIELRGRHFIDICQPVVGRAA; encoded by the coding sequence ATGTTGTCATGTCAGATTAATACTATTCATTACTCTCTCCGAGTTGGCACAATTTTAGTCTGTGCTTTGATGGTTGCGATCGTCACGCTTTCCGGCGCGACAAAGGCCGCCTGTCCACCCGGCGCCTCGATTGCGGTTTCACTGAAGGCATTGCAAGACAGCCTGGAAAAATGCGCGCCATCAAACCACTGCTCAGACGATCTGTTGCTAATGGGGGGAATGACCGAGCTTACCGGCTATGTACTCGACAGAGAAAACCGCGACCTGATTCTAATCGGGCGATGTCTGCCCGATCTGCCGCCGCTTCATCTTGAGGACTTCGTTGTCGCCTTGCGCAACGCCTGGCTGAAATACGCCCCACTGGAAGGTAACACCTACATATACTCGTATCCCGGTTGTTCAATCGACCCCGATGTCGCAGTCATGAATCGGCTGAACCAGATCAGTCAGCGGATGAACTCCAAGCCGGGTATCGATGCAATGGACGGCGTGCTAGAGGACTGGCGTCGCGAGTGCGGGAATCCACAAGCGGTGCGAGTCCTGGGTATACCATTTGACTGCCGCTTTGCCTCGGTGATGGTGACTGCGGACTACGACATGAAGACTCTTGTAGATGGAAGCGACAGCCTGGATTTACCGGGGTTCACCTCCACCGTTGATGCGGCGCTGGCGCAGTTGCGCCGGGCCGTGATCACCGGTGGCGCCATGCCCGGACTGGCCAGCTATAACCGATTCTGGTTTTATCCAGGATCGATCCGCTTTGAGGCGCAGGGGAATGTGGTTCTTATCAGCCAGTCGCCCGTCAAACTTTTGACCGAAGCGATGCATTCAGGTGGCGGGGCCATGGATCCTCTGGCCGAGAGCTTCGCCGACCAGTTTTCCATACTGTATGATGAAGTAGCTGCCCGGCGGCCCATTTACCAAGAGTTGGAAGGCTTGTTCAGGTTTGTAGCCATTGCCAAGGCGATGAGATTCCGATCCGAACAAGATGACCTGCCGGTTGACCTGGGCTACCTGCTTGAGGGATTCCGTATTCCAAAACTACCTGTCGACCGCAGCCTTCCCGGCCGGAGTGCCGTTCGGACTTTCACTCACAGCCAGACAACAGACCGCGGCGTGGCGACTACCTACTTGTGGCTGCCCAGCTGCGGTGGTGTTGGTGTGGATATCGATGTGACTCCGGAGAGTTTTGATCCAGCAATGTCTGCCGACATTGATCGGTATCCACAAGCAATCGAGCGCGCAAGGCCATCGCCGTCGACACCTTCCTGGTCGTACACGGTACCGTGGCAGCAGCGGTGGGATTTCTTGCGGGCAGTGGACAAGTTCAAAACTGACAACCAAAATTGTCGTCTGGTCGTTCTTGAGTACGATCCGGTTCGGACCAAGGTAATTACCAAGTCGTCATCGTCACCCATCGAAATCCGGGAATTCGCCGAGCAGGTTAGGGATATGACACGGGCTGAACGATCCAAACCGATCTATTTTCTGCCGATGAATTTCCCCACACCGCAACAGTATGAGGCGGCGCTGTCTGCCGTTCGCACGGAGCTTCGCCACAGCGACCTAAATGTGAAAGACTGGGCACTCCCTGCCGACTTGAATCTCTCCCAAATCGAACCGCTGTTCAAGCCGGGCGTACAGATCGACGCTACCGAGGCTAACATTCAACCCTCCTCCGATGGTACAGGGTTCATCTCACAGTTTGGCATGAAGGTATCCAGTCGGGGCAGGATCGAAAAATACCGCGTCAAGGTTTTTGGCAGGCTCGAGGAGATCGTTCAGGATACTTTCAATCGTATCAAGGAACGTTTTTCATCGCCCACGGCTCAACCAACCAGCCTGTTTAACCAGATTCGGCAGTTCCTGCACGAAATGCAGATCGAGCACGACATGACCGACGAGGAACTCAGGAACCTGATCGAAATAGAATTGAGAGGCAGACATTTCATAGATATCTGTCAACCGGTTGTGGGAAGAGCCGCATGA